The window GGCCCCCAGGCCAGGTGCGGGGCTGCGTCCTGCCTTCCCCGGGAACCCCAGAAGAGACTGACTAGCCCAGGCTCCCCAGTCCTCGTCCCGATCCCGGGCTGTGTCCCGAGGGGAAAGCCCAGGAAGGCGAGCGGTAAAAGGGAAGGGCTGGGTGGGGGAAGCGCTCAACAGTAGCTCCCAGTCCCGGGGCCCGGGCGGAGCCATCCACCTCGGGGCCCAAGGTGGACCATTTTTAGCCCGACGAGCTCAGGGCCCGGACCTGAGCAATCAACTGTCTAAGCTTTGGGTGTGGAGCAGTAGCGGGCGTGGAAGAAGATGCCTCCAAAGCCGCCCGGACGTCTTGGGTACACACCGCGGGACCTCCGGTTGGAGGGGAACCAGCCACCCTCCTCAGCCGAAGCTCCCGAAGGCGAGAGCTCCTGGTGTGGGGAGGACCTTGCTGGGCCCGGGGTCGGGGCTGGGTGCGGGCAAGGGTCCTGGGCGGGCGGGGCTCTGGTAGTGCCTTGTCACGACTTTTCCCAGTCAAGACTTAGCTGTAGAAGTGGgataggagggagggggaaagagggagggtttAAGTGAGAGACACTAAAACCGAGTTGCAAACGCCTATAACGCCTTTCGGGTCCAGCAGCAAGCTACTACCTGATGTCTCCCATTAACTGGCTAGATTCCTGATCCTCAAGTCACTTCATTGAGTACTTTAGCGGGAAAGCTGGACTTGAACTAGGGAACTGAAAATGCTCAACTCTCCCAAAGGGGATTTAGGATgctaaaattttctttaaaagtttttttaaaattataaactatTATAAAGTCAACCGTCTGGAAGGGTCAGTGTGTCGtaatacatatcatatatatatatatatatatatatatatatatatatatatatatatatatatatatatatatatatatatatatatatatatatatatatatatatatatataatatagaggcTAAGAAACTAGGAGACCTTCGTTCAGCTCCAGCCTCTGACTCTCAACTAGCCgtggaaccctgggcaaattaccaAACTCTTTCaaatcccaatttcctcatccataaaatggggataataatagcacctgttgcAATAGCAACCACTCATAGAGTTGTGATCTAATTAAATGGCAATACAAGCAAAGGATTTTACAAACTGAAGgcgttctagaaatgttagcagtTGTTGTTCTTAATGATGACGAAGGATAACGTCTCACCAAACCCTTAGACCAAAAAGATCATTAAGGTGTAGAGCTAGAAGAAGGCATAAAGACCATCTAGTTCAGCACTATTTAACCCTTTGGCGTCTGGTGAAACCTAAGGACTCCTCacaattcataattgaaggaaattataatttttcagttagaattaaatgaaaacaaaagtgtGTAACCCGCACCCCCATTCAACCAAATTTATAGACTACTTGAAAGTTATCCATTGAGCCTGAACCCTGGGTCCAACGTCCTTTTTTTGCAAATCTGCAAATGAATGTGAGACTCAGAGGAAGAGACTTCACTAGAACAGTAAACATTATGAACTTCgagtattttttaaacattatccACTCCAACTCCCTACCTTTCCAAAATTGGAAACTTTGGGAGGGAAGtccagtgacttatccaagatcacacaattacCAAGCAGCGGACCTAAGTCTTTGGAAtccaaatccaggattctttACATTTCGTTCAGCCTTCTTTGCAGGACCCCATTTtgcaatttatgtttttttttttaatccctcacAGCTCTCCGGAActcagtcctctccctttccaGATGTTTTTTTATTGAAACCTCTTCCACGGAAATGCTTGGAAGGGGGGCCAGTTTGGAAAAAGACTCAGGGTCCCCCTCGTCTTTAGAACAAGGAGTCGCTTTCCTGACCAACGCCCCTCTGCAGGGACTTGACAGGTCCTTGGCCGCATTCCCGGGAGGGCCCTGGTGGCTATTCATCGGCCTTGAAACAACGGTGCCCCGCTTATCCATCCCGGGATGTTTGGATTTAGAACTCCGCATCTGCGAAACTGACTCATTGAAAGTTTCCCTCACCTGTGGCCAGGGGGGAAAGTGGACACCTGCCCATCCTTCTGAAACCCTCACTTCTAGGACAGAGGCGAGAATTGGAGAcagtacacacatatgtgtacatatatatgttctgTCACCAAGctgttttttaaattgtgaacCTAAAGCAGAAACACACCTTCAAAAGATGGGTGGAGGTGTTTTGCAAACCATTGAATTAAACAAAAAACTTCATCATCTTTTTCCTCAGATAGTTGTAAGAGATTTCAATTCCAGCTCATGAGaaaatcccttcctcccttccaaccTCCCTAATAAATAACTGTGTTGTTAGTTTCAACTTTAGGTAAACGATTTGTAGGAGGGTGttggggttgtttttctttttaacgTAGTGGAAAGAGGGTGGGCTGAATTTAGATTCTAATCTCACCTGTACTACTTAGTAGTAGCTATGGTGAGAGGAGGAGTTATGGCAGTTATTTGTGTAGGACTTTAAGATTGGCAAATCGATttacatacatattcacatttGCTCCTCAGCTGACTTGTGAGATAACTACAACAgatatgcccattttataggtgaggcacCGAATttcaggtaagtcacttcaccttagtttcctcatcggtaaaataaAGTTgttggatcagatgatctctaagatcgtTATCTCAAGTCTGTTATTCATCCTGCCATATACTTAATAGTCTCAACCTTATCTGGAAACCGGGGGCAATATTtttattcctccccctcccccaggggatctggaaaagtgttttgtaaattgtCAGTCATGACCAGACAGACCAGTGACCTGGTACAAAGGCTGGAGTTAAAAGAGATCTTAGGCTCAAACTCTGTTCTTGTTGGCTTATGTGACAGAAGACAAGTCTCCcaccctgtttcctcatatgtgaaatgagacAATATTAACCACCCCTAACAGGGTGGTTGTCCaaggtctttttttccttcaaggctcaccaCAGATGACACCTTTTCCCATACTCTAATGATCCCCCCAGATGAAAGCTTTGTCCTCTCCTATTTTGCTAG is drawn from Dromiciops gliroides isolate mDroGli1 chromosome 2, mDroGli1.pri, whole genome shotgun sequence and contains these coding sequences:
- the LOC122738316 gene encoding uncharacterized protein LOC122738316; translated protein: MAAACPPASRRYIYPGFALPAIGSSGFGVGPPSPCPLPASGPVANGAGPREPPPAPAPGPPPSCSLPQLSAPRDPRGAPVLRPRFLAARGPQARCGAASCLPREPQKRLTSPGSPVLVPIPGCVPRGKPRKASALRNSVLSLSRCFFIETSSTEMLGRGASLEKDSGSPSSLEQGVAFLTNAPLQGLDRSLAAFPGGPWWLFIGLETTVPRLSIPGCLDLELRICETDSLKVSLTCGQGGKWTPAHPSETLTSRTEARIGDSTHICVHIYVLSPSCFLNCEPKAETHLQKMGGGVLQTIELNKKLHHLFPQIVVRDFNSSS